The genomic window TCCGGTTAATCCTGTAATCGTTGGAAATGGCCAAAATCAGGTCAATTTATCCGATCCTTCACGCTATCAAATCGGACAAGCAGGTACCCAAAGAGGCGATTTTCGAAAAAGGGACACTTATCTATTTGTTAGTGTTGGCATATCTTTTACCTTTGTATCCTCAAAATGCTATTCCTTTTAAGCTGATTTTGACATAATTAATGGGATTTAAAGAACAAATAGACTATAGCCGCCTGCCAAAGCACATTGCCGTAATCATGGATGGTAATGGAAGATGGGCAAAAGGCCAGGGTAAAGTGCGGGTTTTCGGACATGAACAAGGTGTACTTTCTGTAAAAGACATTGTAGAAGGTTGTGTGGAAGTAGGTATTGAGTACCTCACTTTATATGCTTTTTCTACAGAAAATTGGAACAGGCCCAAAGAAGAGGTAGATGCTTTGATGCAGATTCTGATTTCTACCATCAACAAAGAAACCGAAACACTTAATAAAAACAATATTAAGCTGAATGCCATTGGTAATATTGCATCTTTACCTCAAGAATGTATAGATGATTTAAATGAAGCCATGGAAAAGACTGCCCATAACGAAAAATGTACTTTAACATTAGCATTGAGCTATAGTGCAAAGTGGGAGATTTTGGAGGCTGCCAAAAAAATCGCATCGGCAGTAAAAGAGAATACCATTTCTTTGGATGATATAAACGAAGACCTGTTTTCATCAAAACTAACCACGGTAAATATACCCGATCCAGAATTGATGATCAGAACAAGTGGGGAGCACCGTATCAGCAATTATCTGCTTTGGCAAATGGCTTATACCGAGTTTTATTTTACTGATGTTTTATGGCCGGATTTCAGACGAGAAGATCTTTTCGAGGCTATTGTAGACTATCAAAAACGTGAACGCCGTTTTGGTAAAATTAGTGAGCAATTAAACTAATTTTTCTTTTAACACTTTTTAACAAGCGTTTAAACTAACTTAGCACCACTTTTATACGATAAATGAAACCATAATAAGGGAACAACGTAAAGACATTTTGCTTTATAAAATATCGTTACCTTTTGGCCATTACTGAACAAATAATTTTAATGAAAAGAATATTTCAAGTTTTAATCCTACTAGTTTTAGCCGCTCCGGCCTTCGCTCAAGTACGTCCACAAGGTCAGGCACCGGTAACCCCTTCTTTAAAGGTTGGTGGCTTAGATCTCGATTATTTTAGTCCAAAAGAATATATCATCGGTGGTACCACGGTAACCGGAACCCAATATTTAGATAAAGAAGTATTAATTACCTTATCTAAACTAACTAAAGGCGATAAAATCGTTCTTCCTGGCGAGGCAACTTCTGATGCGATTAAAACGCTTTGGGCACAGGGATTGTTTGATGATGTTAAACTTAACATCGAAAAGTTTGTTCAGGATTCGGTTTATTTTGAAATTGAAGTAGTGGAGCGCCCGCGTTTAAGTTCTATCGATTTAAAAGGTATCCGTAAATC from Flavobacterium sp. W4I14 includes these protein-coding regions:
- a CDS encoding undecaprenyl diphosphate synthase (product_source=KO:K00806; cath_funfam=3.40.1180.10; cog=COG0020; ko=KO:K00806; pfam=PF01255; superfamily=64005; tigrfam=TIGR00055), which encodes MGFKEQIDYSRLPKHIAVIMDGNGRWAKGQGKVRVFGHEQGVLSVKDIVEGCVEVGIEYLTLYAFSTENWNRPKEEVDALMQILISTINKETETLNKNNIKLNAIGNIASLPQECIDDLNEAMEKTAHNEKCTLTLALSYSAKWEILEAAKKIASAVKENTISLDDINEDLFSSKLTTVNIPDPELMIRTSGEHRISNYLLWQMAYTEFYFTDVLWPDFRREDLFEAIVDYQKRERRFGKISEQLN